The following are encoded in a window of Merismopedia glauca CCAP 1448/3 genomic DNA:
- the leuD gene encoding 3-isopropylmalate dehydratase small subunit gives MSQVKKVQQVVGCGVPVVGNDIDTDRIIPARFLRCVTFEGLGEHAFADDRTQSHGQHPFDLPQYQGAKILVVNANFGCGSSREHAPQAIMKWGIEAIIGESFAEIFSGNCIANGVPCVTATSKTVDTLQKILQEQPNTSLSLDLDNLSVTCGQFSGSVTMKAGDRQMLMTGTWDTCGQLVENTPQIQATAAKIPYLQFAD, from the coding sequence ATGAGCCAAGTTAAAAAAGTTCAACAAGTTGTCGGTTGTGGTGTTCCGGTTGTCGGAAATGATATTGATACAGATAGAATTATCCCAGCTAGGTTTTTGCGTTGTGTGACTTTTGAAGGGTTGGGAGAACACGCTTTTGCAGACGATCGCACTCAATCTCATGGACAACACCCATTCGATTTACCTCAGTATCAAGGGGCGAAGATTTTAGTTGTTAATGCTAATTTTGGTTGCGGTTCATCGCGGGAACACGCACCCCAAGCCATTATGAAGTGGGGCATTGAAGCTATTATTGGCGAGAGTTTTGCGGAAATATTTTCGGGGAACTGTATTGCTAACGGGGTTCCCTGCGTCACCGCTACTTCTAAAACTGTTGATACTTTGCAAAAAATCTTGCAAGAGCAGCCAAATACATCTTTATCTCTAGATTTGGACAATTTAAGCGTAACTTGTGGACAATTTAGCGGATCGGTAACGATGAAAGCAGGTGATCGCCAAATGCTGATGACAGGTACTTGGGATACTTGCGGTCAGTTAGTGGAAAATACACCCCAAATTCAAGCTACTGCGGCGAAAATCCCTTACTTGCAATTTGCTGATTAG